The Vidua chalybeata isolate OUT-0048 chromosome 30, bVidCha1 merged haplotype, whole genome shotgun sequence genomic interval CACTGAAAGGGCGGCACCCATGGCCTGGGAGTCGGCAGCCGGCTTTGGGATCCTGCAGTTGAAATCTAgagccccctccctccctcccttcctgcagtccttcccttcccttcccttcccttcccttcccttcccttcccttcccttcccttcccttcccttcccttcccttcccttcccttcccttcccttcccttcccttcccttcccttcccttcccttcccttcccttcccttcccttcccttcccttcccttcccttcccttcccttcccttccccatccaGATTCCAccgggggggcagggggagagaggggggTGTCACATAGGTCAGAGCAGGGTCTCGAGGCCTCCCCCAAACCTGCGGTGCCCGGGAGGGGACACGATCTGctcccccctccaccccccagAGGCTCccaccacctccagctccctccccaAATCCCGCCCGTCCCGTCTTATCAGGAAGGAATTTCCAGAGATAACCCTCGAAAGGGGGTTGGGGTGGGTCCCGGACCCTGCAGGACACTCCCCCAGGCCCCCAAGACCACCGAGTCCCCCCAAGGAGCAGCGGGGACCCCCTAAGCCCTTGACGGCCCCAGCTGAGCCCCCCCTTGCCATCAgatggggacactgaggcacgGAGGGACACGGGGGAGCACGGGGGGAACACGGGGTGGCCGTGAGGTGACAGGGGGATGGGGGGCGTTATGGGGATGGGGGACACGGGAGGACACAAGGAGTGGACACTGGGGGGTACTAGGTGACACGGGAGGGAcacaccggggggacaccgggaggtcacagggacattgggaccgggggacacagggggaaGCGGGAGGGGGACACGGGTGGGACACGTCACCCACCGGGAACGCCCGGAATGTTCCCGATAAGGCCCAGGGTGGGAGCAGCCGCGGCACCCCGGCCCTCCCCCCGCGCCCTTCAGGGGGTCCCAGGGAGTCCCCAAAGAGGGACGAGGCCGCTGGACCCCGGGCAGGACCCCCGGGGACCCTCGGGTCCGGCAGCACCTCGGGGACCCCGCggggaaaatggaggaaaaagggGGCAAAAAGCGGGGGAAGGGGGAAGACAGAAGACAGGGCAGAACAGGATAAAATTGGGCATAAgtaggggaaaatggggaaaaattgggcaggaatggggcaaaacaaagggaatggaaggggaaggaatggggtaaagcagagaaaaacgtggagggaaaaggaaatgggagATAAAGGGGAAGGAATGGAGCAAAATGGGCAGAAaccgcaaaaaaaaaaatgggggaaaaccagcaaaattgGACAGAGATGGGGCAAAATCGagcaaaaaaagagataaatggAACATGAACGGGATAAAACAGGGCAAGATCAAGCAAAAAGGGTTAAAGTGAGACAAGAATGGGATAAAATGACAAAATAGGGCAAAAATGAGTAAAATGGGACAGGAATGGGGTAAGACAGCAGAATGGGGCAAAACAGCAAAATGGGAAGATTTTGcataaatggaataaaatggagcaaaaagaggcaggaatgggggaaatagggaaaatgagaaatgggCAAAAATGGGACAAAAATGAGATAAAGCAAGGCAGGGATAGCGCAAAGGTGGGCAAAAATGAGTAAATGGGACATGAACAGggcaaaatgggaaaatggaCCAAAACAGGGCAGGAACAGGGTAAAACAGGGGTTCTCAGGtcaggcaggggctgcagcagtgcaaaGGTCAGTAGGGTGATGTGGGGCTGGCTATGGGGACACGAAAATATGTGAGGCTGAGCCCGCCCCACATCCCACAGTTCTGGGGCCATCTCCTATTCCTTCAGCCCCCACCCCACAGTGATGGGGTCGATCCCATCCTTCTGAACACACGCCCATCCCTCCAACCCTCACCCTACAAGTTCTGGGGCTGATTCCCTCTGTCCCCCACCCCACAGTTCTGGGTCATACCCCTTTCCACTCACCCCACAGCCCACCAGTTTTGCGGTTGATTCCCTTTCCCCTGTCCTGCGTTCCCCAGTTCTGGGTGAGACTCCAAAACCTCTGCCTCACATCCCATGAGTTTTGGGGCTGATTCTTTTCCCTCACACCCCACTCCCCAAGTTTGGGGCCGTTCCTCACAGGAACAAAGCCCTGGGCCGGCTCCAGCCGCACCTTCCCGGGAGCGAGGCCGTGGGGAGGTGCCGTGGGGCCGCTCCCGGCTATAAATCCCGGCCACAATTCCCGCCCGGAATTCCATCCGTGCGTCCGTCCGTGCGACTCTCGGGCTCCCGCCGTCGTGTCACCGTCCCCATGAGCTTCTCCCGCCGCACCGTCTATTCCAGCTCCGTCCGCTCCGGCGGGATTGGGACCCTCGGGACCGCCGGGATCGCCCCCGGCCGCCGCTTCGCCCCCCTGGGCAGCGCCGCGAGCGTGTacgcgggggcggggggcgcggggtcCCGCATCTCCGTCACCCGCACCCTGAGCAGCGCCGGGGGCGCCTTCGGGGCCGGTTACGGGGCCGGTTATGGGGCCGGCCTGGGGGGCAGCGTCTTCCTGGGGGGCTCCGGGGCCGTGGCCAACGAGAAGGAGGCGATGCAAGACCTCAACGACCGCCTGGCCACGTACCTGGAGCAGGTGCGGCGACTGGAGCAAGAGAACCGGCGCCTGGAGACCCAAATCCGGGAGTTTATGGCCCAAAAGGGGCCCAGCGCCCACGACTGGAGCCCCCAATGGGAGTTGATAGAGGAGCTACGGGACAAGGTGGGGGCGCGGGGAGGGTTGGGTTAAACATTAacggggagagggagggaaagagctGAACTTTGTATCTGTGGGAGGTCTGTAAGTGCCTGGGGGGGTGTAGGGGGGCATGGGGGAGGTCTGTAAGTCCCGTGGGTGGGGGGCGTGGGGGGGGGGTTTTCCTCCCCGCGGAGCCGTTTTTGCATGGGGTGAAGGGACGTGACCAAGGGCACCGCGGTGGGGCAGTGTCAAAGGAGCCCCCCCTCCATCACCCCGATTTTTGGGTAAATTAGCCCCCCCCCAGTACCCCCAAAGCTGGTCTCAGAGCCTCCTCAAGGTGTCCGGCacccttcctcccccccccccccccgacaCCTAgggcccccccgccccgcccccaCCCTGGGTAATCGCAGCTTTTCCGGGGCGAGGCCCTGCAGGGAAGGGGGGCCGGGAAGTTATCCTGCCACGGTGACAGTGAcacgtgtccctgtgtccctgtgtccctgcgTCCCTGCGTCCCTGCGTgcgtccctgtgtccctgtgtctgcGTGTCCATGTGTCCCTGCGTCCCTGTGTCTGCgtgtccatgtgtccctgtgtccctgtgtctgcgtgtccatgtgtccatgtgtccctgcgtccctgtgtccctgcgtccctgtgtccctgtgtctgcgtgtccatgtgtccctgtgtccctgtgtccctgcgtccctgtgtccctgtgtctgcgtgtccatgtgtccctgtgtccctgtgtccctgtgtccctgtgtccctgtgtccatgtgtccctgtgtctgcgtgtccctgtgtccctgtgtccctgtgtccctgtgtccctgcgtccctgtgtccctgcgtccctgtgtccctgtgtccccctgtgtccctgtgtccgtgtccctgtgtccctgtgtccctgtgtccctgtccctgtgtccctgtgtccctgcgTCCCTGCGTGCGTCCCTGCGTCCCTGTGTCTGCGTGTCCATGTGTCCCACTCACCCGTCCCCCCCATATCCATGTGTTCACCTATAtccgtgtgtctgtgtgtgtccacccatgtcccctcatgtccaTGTGTCCCTCCACGTGTCCCTTATCCGTGTATCCCCATGTCCGTGTGTGTCTTCCACATGCCCCCGCCGTGAGGCCCCATATCCCTGAGTCCACTCGTGTccatgtccccctgtgtccatctgtccctgcATGTCCCTGTATCTGCGCCCATCCCCGTGCGCCCCCGTATGCACGTGTGCCCtcgtgtccccatcccagatCCTGGAGAGCACGGTGGAGAACGCACGGACGGTGCTGCAGATCGACAACGCTCGGCTGGCAGCCGACGACTTCCGGGTCAAGTGAGGGCAGgatactgggaatactgggaatgatgggaataCTGGGAATAATGGGGGTGGGAACATGGCAGGGATGACATGGGAATGAGGAtggagtgggaatggggatggaaaaggggaTGGGAATATGACAGAAAAGAGGGTGGAGATGGGGTGGGAATAGGAGTGGGAATAGGGATAGGGGTGGAAATGGAGTTGGAAACAAGGTGGGAATGGAGATAGGAATAGTGGTGGGATTGGGTAGGAATGGGGATGAAGATGGAGTGGGCATGAAGGTGAGGATGGGGTGTGaatggggatgaggatggggatggagatgaGATGGGGATGAAGACAAGGACAAGGATGGAAAcagtggggatgggaatggggataaGGATAGTGAGGGAGATGGAATGGAGACCAGCATGGAAAAaagagtgggaatgggaatagggTGGAAAtggatggagatggggatggagatggggacTAGGGGGAGAACAGGTGGCAGTGgaggtgaggatgaggatgggatgGAGACTGAATGGGGATGGGTGGGAAggaggtgggaatggggtggaGACAGAGAtgaggatggggctggagatAGGACAGGGATGTGCACAAGGACAAGGGTGGAAATAGGAGTGGGAATGGAGACCAGAtgtggacagggacagggatgggtgAGGATGGAAATCAGGATGAGGACAAGGTCAAAGATGGAAACAGAAGGGGGAATGGAGATGGGAAactggacagggacagggaaaaggacagggatggggacagctaTAGAGAGATGGGATGAGACAGGAATGGGAACATGGATGGAGAGAGCGATGGGACAGGATTAGAGATGAGGATGAGGAATAGGATGAGACAGGAATGGAGATGGGAACAGGGGATGAAAATGGGCATGAAGAcaaggagaaggatgagaaTGAAGATGGGGACAGGTACAAAGAGAGGAGGTGACAGAGGAGATGAGACAGGGATATAAGAACATGGATGAAGACATGGGATGAGGTCAGGTGGGGCTGGAGATGGAAATGAGGTGAGGGTGGGACAAGGAGATGGGATGGAATTGAAAATGGAGATGAGGACAAGGATGAGGACGaggacaggaaaggaaatggagatggaaatgaggatggggatgagaATGAGGATGGATATGAGACTGAGGATGAGaatgatgggaatgggatggggatgggacagggatggggaaagggaTGTGATGGGGATGGAAatggggatgaggatgatgggacagggatggggagaaggaTATGTTGGGGATGGAAATAGGGCTGAGGATGATGGGGATTGAatgaggatgaggaaaaggctgtgtTGGGCTGGGGATAGAAATGGGGCTGACGATGGGGGTGGGGGACAAGGATATATCGGGGACGAAAACAGGGCCAAGGACAAGAACAAAGTTATGAACGGGCACAAGGTTGGCTCAGCTCTGTGTCCCATCACGGCTCTGGCCCCGGTCCTGTGGCGTGTCCAGGTTTGAGGCGGAGCTGGCCATCCGGCTGTCGGTGGACAGCGACATCGCCGGGCTGCGCAAGGTCTTGGATGACACCAACATGACACGGCTGCAGCTCGAGGGGGACATCGAGGCCCTGCGCGAGGAGCTGATCCTGCTGCGCAAGGACCATGACCAGGTGGGtctggaggatttggggggctcgGGTGGGCTGTGagaccccaaactgacccacCCTGCCTCCAGGAAGTGCAGGACCTGCGGGCGCAGGTCTCGCAGTCGGCGCTGACGGTGGAGGTGGATGCACCGCGGTCACAGGACTTAGGGAAGGTCCTGGGGGAGCTGCGGGCTCAGTATGACACCCTGGCCCAGAAAAATCTGGAGGACCTGGAGAAGCAGTGGGGGCAGCAGGTAGGGAACCCTAAAAAAgctcaaatcccacccaaaaacagccccacaATGATCCTGGGGAAACTGTGGATCCAGGACAATGGCCTGGTCTTAAAACCCCTGGAGGACCCGGAGAAGAAGAGGGGATGGGAgctggggaccccaaacccccaccaATCCACACCCAAGGGTCCCCATTGACGCTCCAtggggggtcacagggggtcCCAAAAAAGGGGAAACCCCTTTTgggagctgtccccaggctggcaTGGGAGGTCCCCAAAGAAGCCCCACAAAGCAGGGGGGGAGAGGGGTGGCAGACCCAGGGTGGTCCTAGGTGGAGACTTGGGACATTTTCAGGGGGAGTCCTGGGgtgaactgctccaggaggttCCTGGTCCAACCTTGGGGACACTTTTGGGATGGCCTCTGTCCAAGGGGGTCCAAGTTTGGAGCCCCTACTAGGGCACCTCCACAATGCCTGAGGATGGTATCACTCCCCCGCATCCCCTCCAGGACTTGGGCTGTCCGTGGTGGGTGGGACCAAGGCTGCtgccccccagacccctcctttccctctcaGATCACGGAGACCACCCTGGAGGTGACGCAGAGCACAAAGGACCTGGACACGGCACGAGGCACCGTCGGGGCCCTGCGTCGCTCACTGCAAACCCTCGAGATCGACCTTGAGGCCCTGCGCAACCAGgtaccccaaaattccccaaacccccccaaaaaaactcaaacccccccccaaatccttcaaTCCACAGCCTCACCCCCCCATCTCCCCCCCGCAAAAAAACCTAGCTCCCCTTAATCCATGGCTCCAGAGACGCAAAACACTTCCAACCCCCAACCCATAACTCCAGCCCTGCAAAAGCCATTTTTGAGGTCCTGATCCCCCCCCCCCTAAACCCTCCGAATCCCCCAGAACTCAGGGCTGGAGGTTCAGGCCAGGGTGAACCCCCACAAGACTCTGTAATCCTCCCCTGATCCCCCCAGAACACAGGTTTGGGGTCTGCATTGACCAAAGTTCAGAGTGAAcccccagattttggggtgaacCCCCACAAAACCCCTACGTTCCCCCAGAATGAGGGTCTGGAGGCAGCACTGGCTCAGCCTGAGGTTactgcccccctccccccatttTCATGGTGCAGATCCTCCAAACCCCCCGTTTTAGGGGTACTGgctcccccaaaaccccataatATCCCCGTGAACACCCCAGAACACGGATTTAGAGGGTGCCATGGTCAAGGCTGAGGCTCAGATCAAAGTGaacccacccaaaacccccTTAATTCCCCAATCCCTCCAGAAAGTGGGTCtggaggcagtgctggctgaGGCTGAAGCTTGGGATGAACCCCTTCAACCCCACTTTTCGGGGTGCTGaccccccccaaagccccctaATTCCCCGAATCCCCCCAGAACACGGGTCTGGAGGCGGCGCTGGCCGAGGCCGAGGCCCGGGCCGGGGCTCACCTGGCGCAGGTGCAGCTCCAGGTGAGCGCGGCCGAGGCAGAGCTGCGGGACGTGCGGGCGCAGCTCCAGCGGCAGAACGAGCAGCACCGGGAGCTGCTCGGCCTCAAGGACCGGCTCGAGGCCGAGATTGCGACATATcggcagctgctggagggcgGCGACGGCTTCAGGTTAGCAGGGGGGGACTGGGGAGGGGATCAGGTACGGGTGAGTTCAGGTGGGGGGGAAAGGAATTCAGATACCGCCGGGGTGGAAGTTCAGGTGAGAGGGGAAGTTCAGGAAGGGGGGGGGTTCAGGTGGGTGAGGAAGTCTGGGGGAAGAGTTGAGGTTGGAGGAGGTTCAGGTGAGGGGGAGGAGTTCAGGGGGTTCGGGTGAGAGGGAAGTTCAGGCATGAGAGGGTTCAGGGGGGAGTTtggtggagagggaaggaattcAGGTACGGGGTGTTAGAAGTTCAGGTGaggggggaatttgggggtgcAGCTCAGATATGGGCAGTTCGGgtgagaaggggaaggaaaccATGTACAGGGGGTGGAAGTTCAAACTGGGGGGAGTTCAGGTATAGGGGGAGAATGTGGGGCAGGCATTCAGGTACAGGGGTTCAAGTGAGAGGGGGAAGTTCAGGTTTTGGGGAAGGTGAGCACAGAGAGCTCAGGTGAGGAAGTTTGGGGGGTGAGTTCAGGTATAAGGACTCGGCGGTGGGGGAAATTCAGAGAGGGGGAGTTCAGGTGAGGGGGAAATCCAGGTACAGGGGGGTTCAGGTGGGGTGGAAGTTGAGGTGAGGGGGAAATGGAGACAGAGGAGGGGAAGATAtgggctgggaaggggatgggaagggatAATTCCAGGAATTGAGTGTCCAGGTGCCATCTCTGGCATGGGGAGGAGACACCCAGGGCAGATGAGACCCCCTATGATGAGGTGT includes:
- the KRT18 gene encoding keratin, type I cytoskeletal 18, whose protein sequence is MSFSRRTVYSSSVRSGGIGTLGTAGIAPGRRFAPLGSAASVYAGAGGAGSRISVTRTLSSAGGAFGAGYGAGYGAGLGGSVFLGGSGAVANEKEAMQDLNDRLATYLEQVRRLEQENRRLETQIREFMAQKGPSAHDWSPQWELIEELRDKILESTVENARTVLQIDNARLAADDFRVKFEAELAIRLSVDSDIAGLRKVLDDTNMTRLQLEGDIEALREELILLRKDHDQEVQDLRAQVSQSALTVEVDAPRSQDLGKVLGELRAQYDTLAQKNLEDLEKQWGQQITETTLEVTQSTKDLDTARGTVGALRRSLQTLEIDLEALRNQNTGLEAALAEAEARAGAHLAQVQLQVSAAEAELRDVRAQLQRQNEQHRELLGLKDRLEAEIATYRQLLEGGDGFSLRDALDKETTATTAGTGTTQRVVTETREVKVRTY